From Halomarina ordinaria:
CCGGCAGCGTTTTTCTCCCGTCGTCCACAGACCCGTGCATGTCGCTCCCCGAGCGAGAAGCGCTCCCCCGCTACGTCGCCCCCCTCCCGGCGTGGGTCGAGGACCTCGGCCTCCGACTCGCCTGGCTCGTCGTCGCCATCAACCTCGTCGGGACCGCCTTCGGCTTCTGGTACTACGGGCCGCAGTTCTCGCTCACGCCCGCCGTGATGTGGCCGTTCGTCCCCGACAGCCCGCTGGCGACGCTGTTCATCGCCTGCTCCATCGGCGCGTGGAAACTCGGCCGCCCCAACGAGGCGCTGAACGCGCTCGCGTTCTTCGGCTGCATCAAACTCGGCCTCTGGACGCCCTACGCGCTGGTCGCGTTCTTCCCCGAGTGGGGGTACGTCGCCTGGGACCCGATGTTCCAGTTCCTGTTCTGGAGCCACCTCGCGATGGTACTCCAGGCGTTCGTCGTCCACCGCTACGCTGACTTCCCCGTGTGGGCCGTCGCCGTCGCCACCCTCTGGTACACCGTCGACCTCGTCGTGGACTACTTTTACCCGGTCGTCGGCGACCCCCACCACACCCTCATTCCCGTGGCCGACGCGGCACCGTGGGCGGGGGTCACCGCCCTCCAGATAGCCGCGCTCGGTGCCGTCCTATTCACCGTCCTCCCCCTGTTCCTCGCGCTCTCGACGCGCGTCGAGAAACTCCAACTGCGCCTCGGCGGCCGACTGGGACGGGAGTGATTAGAGGAGCACGTCCGGTTCTACAGCAACGCGTCCGGTTCGTCGTTCGCGTGCGCGCGCACCCAGAGGCTCCCGATGCGCGAGAGGCGCGTCCGGTAGGACTTCCCGTCCTCCTCCTGTTCGATGTAGCCCTTCCCACCGGGGCCGAGTCGGTCGACGTTGTAGATGACCTTCGAGCGGAAACTGTCGGTGTACTCCTCGCCGAGTTCGCGCGCCAGCGTCCCCGCGAGTTCGCTCACCGACTCGAACTCGCCGTGTTCGCCCAGTGTGAACAACACGAGTTCCTCGAAGGGCTTGACGGAGGAGAAGGAGGCGACGGGCAGTTCGACGATGTGGCGCTCGCCGATGCGCTTGGCGCCGATGGTGGTGCCGCGCTCGTCGAACTCCGAGAGCAGGTCACGGGCGCCCTCGACACGCTCCGCGACCCGCTCGTCGTCCGTCTCCAGGTCGGCGAGCAGGTCGACGCTCGCGCGCAGTTCCTCCGCGAGTTCCGTCTCCAGGTACTTCTCCGGGGCGGTGTAGTACGTGTGGACCCGGTCGCGGTCGGCCTGGCGCTCGACGCCGATGGAGTGGGCGGCGGTGGCGAACGCGAACGACACCGTTCGGGGCATTGAGGCGATGTTCACCCACACCTCGCCCTCCTCGCGGCCCTCGCGGTCGAGTTCGGCGCTGATGCGGTCGTACGCCTGCTCGAAGGCCGTGTCGTAGTCGTAGACGTCCTCGATGCGCAGGCGCTCGGTCTCGGCGCCCAGCAGGTTCGAGAAGTCGCTCTCCAGTTTCGAGGCGAGTTCACGCGAGTACTCGACGTTCGCCTCGCTCCCCACCGCCCCCTCCAGCAGAATCACGCGGTCCACGTCGAGTCGGTCCCGGACGAGCGGCGCGATGAGCCGGTCGTAATCGAACCCGACCGGGACGATGTGGGTCTGCATACGGGACATGGCGGCGGGGTGTTTATAAATAATGCCAGCTTCCGTACCGCTCAACTGAGTCGTCGTACGGTTCGTCCCTGCGCCGTCACGGGACTCGGTACCGTTCCTCGACGTCTACCCCTCGACGTCGACGGTGGCGTGGACCAGCGCGTTGATGGCGCGGCGCAGGCGTTCGGAGACCGCCTGGTGGGAGATGTCCATCCGTTCGGCGAGCGTCGCGAGGTCCGTCCGTCGCGGTATCTCGTAGTAGCCCTCCTCGACGGCGTAGGTCAACATCCGGTACTGTTTCTCCGTCAACCCCAGTGGCTCCCGGTCCTCGCGCTCGCCGACCTGCTCGAACTTCCGGACGAGTCTGAACCCGAGGTCGTGTTCGGTACAGAACGCGTGGAAGTGTTCCAGCGCGTCGTGGTCCGGGAACGTGACCTGATAGCTCCACCCGTCCCCCGTTCCGACGCACCGGTGGATGATGCCGCCGACCGCCGCGATGGTCGGGTAGATGCTCCGCGCGCGCCCCTCGCCGACCTGCTCGACCTGGTAGAGTCGGCGGTCGCTGAACTCGATGAGACGACGCGGGGCGGTCACCGTCGGGTCGTCGTACAGCGTCGCCTCGAAGGCGTCGTAGTCGTCCGTCTCGACCCAGCACAGGAGCAGTTGCTCGCCGTTCGGGGTCACGTCGGACTGTTCCCAGAGGACCTCCGCGGTCGGACACCGGCGCAGGGTCCACAGGAGCGTCGGCTGCTGGAGGGTGAACCTGACGATGACCGGTTCGTTCCCGCCGTCGTCCGCCATTGCTAGCTTCATCGGTCCACAAGCCGTTTATTAAATGTGACGCCGACCCGAATCCCCCGATGACGACGGTCCGTGGCTCCGCCGCGCGAGGGGTGCCCGTCGTACGCACTGCCCTCCCACCGTGAGAAGCCCCAACCCTTAAATCGTGGAAGCGAACAGTAGCGACAGAGCTGACCGATGACCCGCTTCTCCCGGTTCTGAGCCGACTCGCGCGACGTCAGCCGACACGTTCGCCGTACCGCCAGCCGACCGCGTAGCGACCACCACATGCCAGGACCCACGTTCGTCGAGTGCGACCGCATCGACCTCAGAGTACCCGAGGAAGCCGACCGCCCGTTCCTCACAGAGGGGGTGAACCACCCGAAGGTGCGCCGGTACATCACCCACTTCCGGCGTCCCCACACCGAGGAACGCTACCGCGAGGAGCGCTGGCCCCACGACACCAACGAGGACGGCGTCACCCTGCTGCCCGTCCCGCGGGAGGGCGAGTTCGCGGACGAACCGGTCGGGTCCGTGCAGTTGGCGCCCGTCGACGAGTCGCGCGGGTGGGCCAACCTCGGCCTCTGGTTCCACCCCGACGCGTGGGGACGGGGGTACGCCCTCGACGCCTGCGCGCACCTCCTCGACTACGGCTTCCGGGAGCTCTCGCTGCACCGCATCTCCGCGACCGTGATGGCCCCGAACGAGGGGTCCAGAACGCTCTGTGAGCGCCTCGGGTTCACTCACGAGGGGACCGTCCGCGAGGCGCACGTCTTCGACGGCGAGCGCGTCGACGACGAGAGCTACGGCCTGCTGACCCGTGAGTGGGAGGGACCGGGGGCCGTCCTCGACGGGGAGCGATAGCTCACGCCGCGCGCCGCGCCCGGAGCACGCTCACGCCGGGGACCGTCCGCAGGTCGGTTCGCGCGGGCGGCCCGAACCCCGCGTCCGTCAGCCACTCGCTCACGTCCGCCGCGTCGTGGGTGTGCCCGCCGAGCGTCACGAGGTAGTTGAGGTCCTCGAAGGCGAGCGCCGTCTGGCCCAGCGAGGTGGGGGCGCTCCCGCCGAACTGATCCAGGACGACCACCTCGCCGTCGAGGGCGATGGCGTCGGCGACCCGGGCGAGTAATCGGCGGTTCTCGTCGGCAGTGTGCGCGTGCAGCACGTTACAGACGAGCGCCACGTCGTACCCGGACCCCAGGTCGTCACGGAAGTAGTCGCCCTCACGCGACTGGACCCGGTCGCTCACGCCGACGGCGGCGGCGACCTCGCGCGCGAGGTCGAGCGCCGGCACCCGGTCGAAGACGGTCGCCCGGAGGCCGGGGTGGGCGCGACAGAACGCGGCCGCGAAGAGGCCGTGACCGCCGCCCACGTCGAGCAGGTGGTGGGCGCTACCGAGGTCGGTTCGGCGGACGAACTCGGGGACGACCACACGGGCCGCACCGAGGAATCCCGACTGTGCCGCCCGCCAGCGCTCCGGGTCCTCGTCGAACCACTCGTAGATGGTCTGTGGGGGCGCTCCCTCCCGAACCGCGGTCTCGAGGTGTGCGTCCCAGAACGCGAAAACGAGGTCGTTCCAGAAGGTGAGCCACGGCCCGACGTCCGTCTCGCCAGCGACCAGCCATCGCGTCGTCATCGGCGTGTTCTCGACGAGGTCGCGGTGACGAGTCACGTAGCCGAGGCGGTCGAGGAACCCCACCAGGACGGAGAGGCCGGCCTCGTCCGTCCCCGTCGCGCGAGCCAGTTCCGGGAGCGACAGTGGACCGTCGCGCAGCGCCTCGAAGACGCCGAGGTCGATGGCCGTCGCGACCGCCCGCGCCCCGGCCGCGCCGACGAGGTCGAGCGTCGCGCCCGGCCCGCGGTTGAGTCCAAGGAGGACGACCCGTTCGAGCGCGGTCGGGACGACGGGCACTCAGACCTCCACGGGTTCGGCTATCGTCGCGTCGTCACGCCAGAGGGCGTACCCGAGGACGGCCCACGCGAGGCCGAACGGGAGGGTGAACACCAGTTCGACGGTCGACCCGGCGGCGTCGAGGGCGAGGGCGACGACGACGGCGAGGGGGATACTCGACACGAGTAGCACACCCCCGAGGCGCGAGGGCGTCCCGGCGCGCAGGAGCGTGACCCCGTAGCCCGTCGCGAACAGGTAGCCGAGCAGCATCGAGAGGAACCAGACGGTCCCTCCGAGAGTCGCCTCCTCGGGGGCGAGCGGGTCGGGGATGGTCGTCGTCGTGTTCAGGACGAGACCGACGCCGATGCCGACGACCGCGAGTCCCGTCAGCGCGGCGAACGCCGTCCCGGGACGGCCGTACCGGTGGCCGTAGCGAAGGTGGTAGCCGGCGATACCCAAGAGGAGGAGGACCACGGCGAGGAGGCCGAAGAGACCCCCGAGTGCGGCCGCGACCGTCCTGACCGGCGTCTCCGGGAGGAGCGTCGAGAACCCGTAGAGCACGCCTCCGACGAGGCCCGCGCTCCCGGCCGTGTGCAGTCGCGTCTCCGTCCAGCGTCCCTGGGGCGCCTCGAGGGCGACCCGTTCGTACCGAGCCATGTGAGGTCTCCGACTCTCCGGTGCGCTCGATGGCGACCGACAGAATCGGGGAGCGATAGGCGTCGCTCGCTCATGTCAATTGCGGAAAATTACCTCGAAACTCGGACGTTCGAGGGCCGACGCGCCGCCGTTCCGTCGGCGCTCACAGAGCGTTCAGTCGTCGCTCAGTTGTTCGAGGACCGCCGGCGGCATCCCCTCCCTGACCGGTTCCGGGATGTCGTCGACGGTGACGCCCTCCGGGATGGCGGGTCGACCGTCCTCGCCGCCGACCGGGCGGTCGTTGTGCGGGTCGAACAGCTGGATTGCGGTGTTGATGGTGCTCCAGTCGTCCTTCTCGGCGGCGTCCCGGAGGCTCTTGGTGGGGGCGGCGAGCAGTTGGCCGACGAGCGCGTCGGCGAGCGAGTCGAGGATGTCGTACTGCTCCTCGGTGAGGTCGGGGCCGTCGCTCGCCTCCAGGCGCGAGCGCGCGCGCTTGACCTCGCGGTGTTTCATCCCCTCGGCGCCCTCGTACATGGCGGCGATGACCTCGTCGGCGCGCTTTCGCTTGTACTGCGAGAGGAGGTTGTCGAACTCGCGGTCGATCATCGCCTCGACCTCGCGGGCGGCCGCCTCGCGCTGTTCGGTCGTCTCGTCGGTGACCGACTGGAGCGCGTCGAGGTCGTAGACGGTGACGGTCGAGAGGGCGTCGACCGCCGGGTCGACGTCGCGCGGCTGGGCGATGTCGATGACGAGCGTCTCGCCCGCGCCGCGGAGGACGTCGCCGTCGAGGACGTGGCGGTCGGCCCCGGTCGCCGTCACGACCACGTCCGCCTCGGCGACGGCCGCGGGGAGCGCCTTCAGGCCGACGGCGCCCGCCTCGACGTCGAGTGTCCGGGCGACGTACTCGGCGCGGTCGACCGTCCGGTTGGCGACGAGCAGGCGGTCGGCGCGCTTGGCGAACGCGCGGGCGGCGAGCGACCCCATCTCGCCCGCCCCGACGACGAGCGCGGTGGCGCGAGAGAGGTCGAGTTCCTCGCCGGCGACGCGCGCGGCGGCGCTCCCGAGCGAGACGGCCCCCTCGTTGATGGCCGTCTCCGTCCGGGCGCGCTCGCCGACGTGGACCGCCTTCATCAGCGCGTCCTCGAGGACGGGCCCGACGCTCCCGAGCGACCGGGCGTCGAGGTAGGCGTCACGCAGTTGGCCCAGTATCTGGTCCTCGCCGACGACGAGCGACTCCAGGCCGCAGGCGACGCGCATGAGGTGTCGCAGGCTCTCCTCGTGGCTCAGCTCGCGGCGGGCGTCGACCGGCACGTCCAGTGTGGTGGTGGCGTCGACCGCGCGCTCGCCGAACAGCCGGTCGAGGGCGGCTCGCCCCGTCTCGGGGGCGTCGGCGACGACGTACGCCTCGACGCGGTTGCACGTCCGGAGCGCGAACGCCTCGGTGACCCCCGGCGTGGTCAGCAGCGACCGGACGACGTCGTCGCGGTCGACGCGGCCGGCGCTCTCGATGGCGTCGAGGTCGGCGGTGCGGTGTGAGACGCTGACACCGGCGATGACGCCGCTCCCGACCGTCACGGCGACTCACCCAGTTGCGCGGAGACGATTTCGTCCACTATCTGTTCTGCCTTACCCGTTCCTGAACCTAAAGTCTTCCAAACGCGGTCGGACTCCGCGACCGCCCGTACGGCCGCCCGGCGGCGCTCCGGCGGCTGTTCCTCGCGCAACCGCTCGCGGAGGTCGCCGGTCAGTCGCGCCAGTTCGCCCGCCCCCTCGACCTCGCGTTCGATGCGCCGTCGGAGGACGCGGCTCACCGCCGGACTGCGCCCGCCGGAGGACACCGCAACGACGACGGGGTCGTCGCGGACCGTCGCCGGGACGGCCACGTCGCCCGCCTCGCGGTCCCCGGAGCGGTCGGCGCGGTTGACGAGACACCCCCGCTCGCGCGCCGCGCGCGCGACGGCGTCGTTCAGGTCCGGGTCGTCCGTCGCCGCGACGACGAGCGCCGGCGCGACCCGCTCGACCCACGCGTCGGCGTCCACCGGGCGCGGCGCGGCCCGGACCAGCGAGGCGTCGCCGTACGGCCCGCCCTCGAACGCGGGGCTGACGACGACCACGTCGGCCTCGCGCGCGAACGTCCGCGCTCTGCGCGCGCCGACGCGCCCCCCACCGAAGACGAGCACGCGCCGCCCCGAGAAGTCGTGCAGGAGCGGTATCACGGCTGGGTGTTGGCGCTCGCGCGCTCGGCCATGCGGATGCCCGTCTTCTTCAGGATGCGCGTCGAGAACAGGGTGTCCCAGTCGCCCTCGCCGACGTCGCCGGACTCCGCCCGGCGGGCCGAGGCGGGTTCCGCGTCGACGTCCCAGTACGCCGCCATCACCTCGCGCACCCGCTCGACGCGCTCCGCGCTCTCGCGCTCGGAGCGGCCGTGGGTCATCGCGAAGAAGTTGTACGGCCAGACGCCCTCGTGGCGCGGCCGCCGGTAACAGTGCGTGACGAAGTCGAGGGAGGCGACCGCCGGGCCGACCTCGCTCACCACCTCGTCGGGGACGTCCCACACCGTCATCCCGTTCTCCGTGTAGCCGAGGGCGTAGTGATTCGGGATGACGCCGACGCGCCGGACCTTCCCTTCCCTGTCGAAGCGCTTCAGCGTCCGGACGACCCACCCCGTCTCCTGCCCGATGGCGTCGGCCACGTCTGCGTACGGTGTGGCGGTGAGCGGGAGGCCGCCCTGAATCTCCACGACGAGGTCGCGCTCGGCGGGCGTGAGCGTCGTCCGGTCGGTCGGTTCGACCGCCGGGCCGAGGTGCGAGAGGTCGACGTCCCCCTCCGGGATGGGCCCGTCGAGGAGGAACTTCGCCTCGACGCGGAACTCCTCGATTTTCGGGAGGTTGTACGTCGGCTGGCCGGTCTCGGCCTCGATGGCCGCGAGAACGGTCTCGACGCGGTCGGCGTCGGCCACCGAGACGACGAACCAGACGTTGAGGTGGGGGTGTTCGCGCTCGTAGTTGTGCGCCACCTCCCGGTGGGCGTTCACCGCCTCGACGACCTCGTCGAACTCGTCGTCGGGGGCGTGCATCGCCACGAGCGTCGCCGTCCCACCGATGGCCTCGGCGTTGACGAGGGCGCCGAAGCGCGTCAGGACGCCCTGCTCGTCGAGGCGCTGCACGCGCGAGAGGAGGTCGTCCGCCGAGACGTCGATGCCGCGCTCGCGGAGGGCGGCCGCCGCCGGCTCGAAGGGGCGCTCGACGACCGGGAACCCACCCTGGAAGGCGTTGATGACGGCCCGGTCGACGCGGCCCAACTGCTCGGCCGTAGTCATACTCGAAACTGGGAGCTACCGGGGTATAAGCCCCGCGTTCGCCCCCTGCGGTGCCGTCGCGTCGGTCGGCCCGACGTCGGCGTCAGGCGGTCGCGTACAGCCAGAGGTTACTCAGGCCGGGGACCAGCCCGAACGCCCCCGCCGCGAGGAGCGCGAGGCGGTCCGTCGCGCCGAGGGGACGTCGCGGGTCCGCGAGCAGGGCGACGAGCGCGACGGCGAGGCCGACCTTCAGGCCGACGAACAGCCACGCGCTCCCGAGGAGCGGGGCGGTCGGTAGCGCCGCCGTCGCGTCGAGAATCGACCGCGAGAGCGGCACCTGCTCGACGAACGACAGCACGTCGACGCCGACGAACGTCGAGACGGCGTCGAGCGTCTGGCCGAAGACGGCGAACAGGCCGGCGCATCCCGCGGTGGCGGCGACGGCGGGCACGTGGCGCTGGAGCACGAGCCAGGTCCCCCCGGTGAGGACGAGCGACGCGCAGACGGTGAGGGCGGCCCACCCGACGTTCGACGTGAGCGAAGCGGACACGGTTCGAGGGAGGACCCCCGGGGGCTTGAGTGCACGCCCTAGCGGGTTACCCTCGCTCCTCGCGGGTGAGTCGTTCGCGCCGGCGGTCGTACTCCTCGTCCGAGAGGTCGCCGCGAGCGTACGCGCGCCTGAGTTCCTCGACCGCGGGGTCGACCCGCGGCCGGGCGACCGTCGCCCGGTAGGCGAGGACGGCGAGCGCGACGAGCAACGACAGGACGAGCAGTTGCGCGCCGACCGCGACGGCCGACAGCCACCCCGGCGCGGTGCCGTATCCCCCACCCATCATCGGTCCCCCGGCGCTCATCGTGCCGGTCCCCATCATGACCATCGGGAGCACCAGCAACGCGCCGAGCGCGACGAACGCCAGCGCGACGATTCCGGCGAGTTCGGTCGTCGTAGCCATGTCTCGTTACCTCCGAGGACGCCACGTTCGTGGCGACCGCGAACTCTACGTACGCCGGCGGTAAGCGTCTTGTTTCCCGACCGGCGACGCGGTTCCCGGCGGTGTCGGCTGATTTTTATACCGAGGTGGGCTATCGTGGCGCATGAGTGTCTTCGTGGTCTGCGAGAACTGCGGCCGGACGGAGGAGTTCGGCGACGAGCACGCGGCGCGCTCGTCGGGGTGGGCGGAACTCTACATCGACGGCGTCGTCGGTCCGGCCAACCAGTCGGAGTGGAACGGCCGCTGTCCCGACTGCGTCTGACCGGCTCTGCCAGGGGTCCGGCGTCAGTCGCCCCGGACGCCCGTCACGCGGTAGCCGAGGTCCGAGACGGCCTCGCACAGTTCCTCCTGTTCGTCGGTCGCCTCGTAGTAGAAGACGACGTCGAAGGTCCCGTCGCGGAGGAGTTGCTGGCACTCCCAGACGAACTCGTCCTCCGCGATGGTGAGGCCCTGGTGCTGGTTCAGCCCGAAGCGCGGGTCGTCGTTGCCTGAGAAGACGTACCAGTCGCCCTTGTCGGCGAACTCGGCGATGACGTCCCCGACTTCGAGGGTGGTCTCGTGGAGGCGCGACTCCGCCTCGCTCGTGTAGTCGGTGTGGAGGATGAGGCCGTCGAGCTGGATGTCACCGGGTTCGAGCAGCGCCTTCGCGCGTTCGTACAGGTCGTCGTCGAGCGTCTCCATGGCCGAGACTCACCGGCGAACGGCTTACGCCTCACGGTCGCGGTCGCTCGTCGTGAGAGAAAATCGGGCCAGCGCGGAGCGCGCCGGCGTTGTTACCTCGGACTCAGAGTCGCTGCAGGTTCGTCGCCCGCGGGCCCTTGTCCGCCTGTTCGATGTCGAACTCCACTTCCTGACCCTCCTCGAGGTCGGGACCGCCGACGTCTTCCATGTGGAAGAACACGTCCTCGTCGGACTCGTCGGTAGTGATGAAGCCGTAGCCGCCCGTGTCGTTGAAGAAGTCAACCGTTCCGGTCGCCATTACGTACGGCATCTCGCGGTACCGATAGTAAAAGCCTGCGGCCGACGGCCGCGTGTCACAAGACTCATCACGCCGGCCGAACAGTGTGGGCCATATGCTGCGGCGGGTCAGACGACGACTGCAGGGCCTCTACGGACGACTCCTCGAACGCGAACTCTCGGGGACGCCGACGCACGTCGCCGTCATCCAGGACGGCAACCGCCGGTACGCGGACCGTCAGGGGAAAGGGACCGCCGCGGGCCACCGTGCGGGCGCCGAGACCACCGAGGCGATGCTCGACTGGTGTTCCGAACTCGGCATCGAGGAACTCACGCTCTACGCCTTCTCGACGGAGAACTTCGACCGGCCGCCGGCCGAACGCGAGGAACTGTTCGACCTCATCGAACGGAAGCTCTACCAGTTCGCCGACGACTCGAACGTCCACGAGGAGCGCGTCCGCATCCGCGCCATCGGACAGCTCTATCGCCTCCCGCCCCGCGTGCGCACGGCTATCGACTACGCCGAGGCGCAGACGGAGAACTACGACTCGCAGTACCTGAACGTCGCGCTCGGCTACGGCGGGCGCGCCGAACTGCTCGACGCCGCCCGCGGCATCGCCGGCGCCGTCGAGCGCGGTGAACTCGCCGCCGCCGACGTGGACGTCGAGGCGGTCGAGGAACGCCTCTCGGGCGGCCCCGCTCGCGCCGTCGACCTCATCATCCGGACCGGCGGCGACGAACGCACGAGCAACTTCCTCCCGTGGCACGCCAACGGCAACGAGGCGGCCGTCTTCTTCTGTGCGCCCTACTGGCCGGAGTTCTCCCGCGTCGACTTCCTCCGGGCCATCCGCACCTACCAGTCGCGCCAGGAGTCCTGGCAGCGTACCCGCACCGAACGCGCGCTCGCGCTGCTCACCGCCGTCGGCAGCGACGAGCGCGCGCGACTGCTCGGCCGCCTGCGCACGGAGAACGCCGACATCGACCTGCCCGACGAACGCGTCGAGGAGGTCGACATCGAACTCAAGGCGGACTGAGACGCTCGCGACGGCGTCCGGGTGCTCCGCTCAGGTGTCGCCCTCCGCCACCACCCCCGTCGAGCGTCCCGCGTTCGCCCGACGGCCGAACGTCCGCGAGACTCGCGTCGTCTGGACGCTTCGCTTCGCTCAGCGTCCATACCGCCGCTGTCGGTCCTGGTAGTCCCGTACGGCGCGGAGGTAGTCGCGCTCGCGGAAGTCACGCCAGTTGACGTCGGTGAAGTACAGTTCCGAGTAGACCGACTGCCATATCATGAAGTCGGAGAGCCGTTCGGCGCCGGTCTTGATGACGAGGTCCGGGGCCGTCGGGAAGACGAGCCCGGCCTCGATGTGCTCCTCGTCGATGTCGGCGCTGTCGAGGTCGCCGCGCTCGACGGCGTGCGCGACGTCGCGGACGGCGTTGGCGAACTCGGCGCGGCCGCCGAGGCCGATGCTCACCTGGATGGGCGCGTCCGCGCGCTCTCCGTCCTCCGGTCCGCGGACGGCGAGGGGTCGGGGGGCGTCGAGGCGGTCGAACGACCCGCGGAGCGTGGGGACGGCGGCCTCGTCGAGGACGGAGACGTACACCATCACGCGCTCGGCGCCGTAGTCGAACGCCCAGCCGAGGACGGACTCGAGCGTCTCGTAGGCCCCGGGTTCGAGGAGGTCGCGCTCGGTGATGACGAGCGCGACGGTCCGGGGGTGCCGGGCGCGGCTTCGGCCGATGCGAAGCGCGAGATAGCGGTCGTAGAGTCCCACGCCCCCCTCTGCACGACGGAGGGACCTAAGCCTCACGGCATGAGGCACGCCTTCGGCGGCCGATGACATTCATCGCTACCCGGGAGGGTTAAGTGCGCGTCGGGGGAACCGGGGGGCGTGGACTCTACCGTCCGGCGGGCGGGCGCGTTCGCGCTCGTCGGTGCGCTCTCGCTCGCCGTGCCCGCCCTCGCGGGACGCCTCGACCCTCCGGTCGCGACGGTGACAGCGGTGCTCCCGTTCCTGCTCGTCGCCGTCGCCGCCCTGACCGCGAGCAAGGGGGGCCGTCTGTTCGACCTGTTCGCCCGCCCCGGGGACCGCGAGGAGGGCCGACTGTACGGCCTCGCCGGGTTCGCGCTCGCGGCGGCCGGTCTCGCGCTCCTCACCGCCGTCGGCCTCCCGACGGCCGTCGTCGTCGCCACCCTCCTGCTCGTCGTCGTCGGCGCGTTCGCGGAGGCTGGGGTCCGAGGGCTGTGGGGGGACCCTTTCTACGCGGTGGCGGCCTTCGTCGCCGTGGGGTTCGGCGCGGGCGTCCTCGGTCAACTCGCGGCCGCTGCCCTCGACGTCGCCTCGCGGTTCGTCCCGCCGGAGGCGCTGTTCCTCGCGGCGACCGGGGCGCTGCTCGCGGCGCTGTTGCGCTCGATGCTCTTCGAGCGCGACGACCCGCTCGTCCTGCTCACCGTCGCGCTCGTGCTGTGGCTGTTCGACGACCTCGCGCTCGCGCTCACCCCCCAGCAGGTCGTCGTCGGCCTCGCCGTCACCGTCGCCCTCGGGTACCTCTCGTACGCGCTGGAGACGGCCTCCATCACCGGGATGCTCGCGGGGGTGTTCCTCGCGTTCCTCACCGTCATGCTGGGGGGATTCGGCTGGCTCGCGGTGCTCGTCTCCTTCTTCGGCATCGGCGGCCTCTCGACGAAGTTCCGCTACGAGCAGAAGCGCGAACGCGGCCTCGCCGAGGGGAACGACGGCGCGCGCGGGAGCGGCAACGTCCTCGCCAACTCGGCGGTGGCGCTCGCGGCCGTCCTCGGCGCCGCGACCAGTTCGGTGATCGGCCTCCCTGAGTCGGTGTTCTTCTTCGCGTTCGCCGGGGCCGTCGCCGCCGCGATGGGCGACACGCTCTCGTCGGAGGTGGGCGGCCTCTACGGCCCCCCGCGGCTCATCACCACCCTCGAACGCGTCCCTCCCGGCACGGACGGCGGCGTCACCTGGCAGGGCGTCGTCGCGGGACTCGCCGGAACGGCCGTCGTCGCCGGCATCGCCGCCCTCTTCTTCGACCTCGGGGTGGTCGCGGCGCTCGTCGTCGTGGTCGCCGGATTCGTCGGGATGACCGCCGACAGCGTCCTCGGCGCGACGGTCGAGGGGGGCGTCGTCGGTAACCAGGGCGTGAACTTCCTCGCGACGCTC
This genomic window contains:
- a CDS encoding DUF1405 domain-containing protein, which produces MSLPEREALPRYVAPLPAWVEDLGLRLAWLVVAINLVGTAFGFWYYGPQFSLTPAVMWPFVPDSPLATLFIACSIGAWKLGRPNEALNALAFFGCIKLGLWTPYALVAFFPEWGYVAWDPMFQFLFWSHLAMVLQAFVVHRYADFPVWAVAVATLWYTVDLVVDYFYPVVGDPHHTLIPVADAAPWAGVTALQIAALGAVLFTVLPLFLALSTRVEKLQLRLGGRLGRE
- a CDS encoding HFX_2341 family transcriptional regulator — protein: MQTHIVPVGFDYDRLIAPLVRDRLDVDRVILLEGAVGSEANVEYSRELASKLESDFSNLLGAETERLRIEDVYDYDTAFEQAYDRISAELDREGREEGEVWVNIASMPRTVSFAFATAAHSIGVERQADRDRVHTYYTAPEKYLETELAEELRASVDLLADLETDDERVAERVEGARDLLSEFDERGTTIGAKRIGERHIVELPVASFSSVKPFEELVLFTLGEHGEFESVSELAGTLARELGEEYTDSFRSKVIYNVDRLGPGGKGYIEQEEDGKSYRTRLSRIGSLWVRAHANDEPDALL
- a CDS encoding helix-turn-helix domain-containing protein, translating into MADDGGNEPVIVRFTLQQPTLLWTLRRCPTAEVLWEQSDVTPNGEQLLLCWVETDDYDAFEATLYDDPTVTAPRRLIEFSDRRLYQVEQVGEGRARSIYPTIAAVGGIIHRCVGTGDGWSYQVTFPDHDALEHFHAFCTEHDLGFRLVRKFEQVGEREDREPLGLTEKQYRMLTYAVEEGYYEIPRRTDLATLAERMDISHQAVSERLRRAINALVHATVDVEG
- a CDS encoding GNAT family N-acetyltransferase encodes the protein MPGPTFVECDRIDLRVPEEADRPFLTEGVNHPKVRRYITHFRRPHTEERYREERWPHDTNEDGVTLLPVPREGEFADEPVGSVQLAPVDESRGWANLGLWFHPDAWGRGYALDACAHLLDYGFRELSLHRISATVMAPNEGSRTLCERLGFTHEGTVREAHVFDGERVDDESYGLLTREWEGPGAVLDGER
- a CDS encoding methyltransferase; the protein is MPVVPTALERVVLLGLNRGPGATLDLVGAAGARAVATAIDLGVFEALRDGPLSLPELARATGTDEAGLSVLVGFLDRLGYVTRHRDLVENTPMTTRWLVAGETDVGPWLTFWNDLVFAFWDAHLETAVREGAPPQTIYEWFDEDPERWRAAQSGFLGAARVVVPEFVRRTDLGSAHHLLDVGGGHGLFAAAFCRAHPGLRATVFDRVPALDLAREVAAAVGVSDRVQSREGDYFRDDLGSGYDVALVCNVLHAHTADENRRLLARVADAIALDGEVVVLDQFGGSAPTSLGQTALAFEDLNYLVTLGGHTHDAADVSEWLTDAGFGPPARTDLRTVPGVSVLRARRAA
- the hemA gene encoding glutamyl-tRNA reductase; translation: MTVGSGVIAGVSVSHRTADLDAIESAGRVDRDDVVRSLLTTPGVTEAFALRTCNRVEAYVVADAPETGRAALDRLFGERAVDATTTLDVPVDARRELSHEESLRHLMRVACGLESLVVGEDQILGQLRDAYLDARSLGSVGPVLEDALMKAVHVGERARTETAINEGAVSLGSAAARVAGEELDLSRATALVVGAGEMGSLAARAFAKRADRLLVANRTVDRAEYVARTLDVEAGAVGLKALPAAVAEADVVVTATGADRHVLDGDVLRGAGETLVIDIAQPRDVDPAVDALSTVTVYDLDALQSVTDETTEQREAAAREVEAMIDREFDNLLSQYKRKRADEVIAAMYEGAEGMKHREVKRARSRLEASDGPDLTEEQYDILDSLADALVGQLLAAPTKSLRDAAEKDDWSTINTAIQLFDPHNDRPVGGEDGRPAIPEGVTVDDIPEPVREGMPPAVLEQLSDD
- a CDS encoding precorrin-2 dehydrogenase/sirohydrochlorin ferrochelatase family protein translates to MIPLLHDFSGRRVLVFGGGRVGARRARTFAREADVVVVSPAFEGGPYGDASLVRAAPRPVDADAWVERVAPALVVAATDDPDLNDAVARAARERGCLVNRADRSGDREAGDVAVPATVRDDPVVVAVSSGGRSPAVSRVLRRRIEREVEGAGELARLTGDLRERLREEQPPERRRAAVRAVAESDRVWKTLGSGTGKAEQIVDEIVSAQLGESP